TACAAGGTTCTCAATGTGTGCTGTGGCTTGCTTGGCACTTTTggtatatatttatttatgttaTTTGGTCTTTCTTAAACTCATTGTTTTCTGTccttattttttctctctaggGAAAGCTGGACGCTATGAATATCGATGACGCAGTAAATTTTGTAATTTCATGCATGAATTTCGATGGAGGCTTTGGATGCAGGCCTGGATCTGAAAGTCATGCTGGGTAAGCcagataaatgaaaaagtaaaTGAACAGTTAAACtttattcattaattttttttttttacctttatgATAGTCAAGTATATTGCTGCGTTGGGATGCTTTCGATTACGGGTCACCTACACTTAATTAAAGCCGACAGCCTGGGCTGGTGGTTGTGTGAGCGGCAATTGCCCAGTGGCGGTAACGTCCACAGTGTTGGGGAACCCAGGAATTTACTCATATTTAAATGAGCCGTTTGTTGTTAGGTTTGAATGGCCGCCCCGAGAAATTGCCCGACGTATGCTACTCTTGGTGGGTAGTTGCTTCCCTGCGTATTATCGGCCGGTTGGATTGGCTTGATAAGAACCAACTAAGAAAATTCATTATGGCTTGTCAGGATGTCGAAACAGGCGGATTCAGTGACCGTCCTAATGATATGCCCGATCCGTTTCACACCCTATTCGGTTTAGCAGGTCTCTCTCTTCTCGGTGAATCAAGTCTTAAAACCATCAACCCTGTGTTTTGCATGCCACAACTAATTATA
This genomic stretch from Daphnia carinata strain CSIRO-1 chromosome 4, CSIRO_AGI_Dcar_HiC_V3, whole genome shotgun sequence harbors:
- the LOC130694824 gene encoding geranylgeranyl transferase type-2 subunit beta-like, with the protein product MALLMNDIVLPKDDDIPDLLLSKHASFLAAYGTNKDDYEFCMTEYLRMNGIYWSLTAMDLMGKLSEMDRDGIIEFIKQCQHDNGGVGASIDHDPHLLYTLSAVQILCLYDALDAIDCEKVTKYVVNLQNSDGSFCGDQWGEIDTRFSMCAVACLALLGKLDAMNIDDAVNFVISCMNFDGGFGCRPGSESHAGQVYCCVGMLSITGHLHLIKADSLGWWLCERQLPSGGLNGRPEKLPDVCYSWWVVASLRIIGRLDWLDKNQLRKFIMACQDVETGGFSDRPNDMPDPFHTLFGLAGLSLLGESSLKTINPVFCMPQLIISRLKVLPQTLTI